The Kordia sp. SMS9 DNA window GGTGCAGCAGATGTATTAATTGGTTTTAGTGATACCGATGTGGAAGGAACTTTTGTATGGCAAAGCGGCGATGCTTCAACTTTTGATAATTGGAATCCTGGAGAACCGAATAATGCTGGAAATGAAGATTATACCGTGATTCAATCTAGTGGTGGCTGGAATGATATTACGAATGGAAGTTCGTACAGATATCTTTTAGAAGTGGATTATGCACCTACACAAACAGCAGGTTTGCCAAGTGGTGCAGACTTCCCAATTGGAACTACAACAAATACCTTTACGATTACAGATTTAGCAGGAAACTCCGTGATGTGTTCTTTTGATGTCACGGTGGATGCCAATTTAAGTGTTGCTGAAAATTCGTTTTCGAATCGTATCAAACTAACACCAAATCCAACCAAAGGATTGATTTCGTTCAGTAATACTGCAAATATTTCTTTAGAAAGTATCGTCATTATGGACTTAAACGGTCGCATATTACAAACCGTTATGAATATTGGGCAACTTTCTGATGGAGAAACGATTGATATTTCAAATTTTGCCGCAGGAATGTATTTTGTGCGATTGCAAGATATTGAGAATAATATCGCGGTAAAACGCATTATCAAACAGTAGGAAAATTTAAAATATGACATAAAAAAAGCAGTTTTTAGGAATTCCTAAAAACTGCTTTTCTAATCAATATAGTTATAAAAAGTGATTATTTCACTTCTTCAAAATCCATCTTTTAGACTCCGCTCAAGACAGGCTACTTGACTTCTTCGAAGTCTATCTGTTCGACTCCGCTCAAGACAGGCTACTTGACTTCTTCGAAGTCTACGTCTTGCACATCTTCTCCATCTTTACTATCATCATCTCCAGTTGGTGCTGATGCTTCTGGTCCGGCGGCTCCGCCTTGTTGTGCTTCTGCTTGCGCTTTGTACATTTCTTCGCTTGCTACTTTCCAAGCTTCGTTGATTTTCTCTAAAGCAGGATCAATTACAGCGATGTCTTTGGTTTCATACGCTTTCTTCAATTCTTCCAAAGCATCTTCGATTGGCTTTTTCTTATCATCAGATAATTTATCACCAAATTCGCTTAATTGCTTTTCAGTTTGGAAAATCATAGAATCAGCACTGTTCAATTTGTCAGCCGTTTCTTTTGCTTTTTGATCTGCTTCTGCATTTGCTTCCGCTTCACGTTTCATTTTCTCGATTTCTTCTTCTGTCAATCCTGAAGAAGCTTCGATACGAATGTTTTGTTCTTTGTTTGTTCCTTTGTCTTTTGCAGAAACATTGATAATTCCGTTTGCATCAATATCGAAAGTTACTTCAATTTGAGGAACACCTCTTTGTGCTGGTGGAATTCCATCTAAGTGAAAACGACCAATTGTTTTGTTATCTGCTGCCATTGGACGCTCACCTTGTAATACATGAATTTCCACAGATGGCTGATTGTCTGCTGCCGTTGAGAATACTTGCGATTTTTTCGTTGGAATTGTCGTGTTTGCGTCAATCAACTTTGTCATCACATTCCCCATGGTTTCAATTCCTAAAGAAAGTGGTGTAACGTCTAATAATAATACGTCTTTTACATCTCCTGTTAATACTCCACCTTGAATTGCTGCACCTACGGCAACAACCTCATCAGGATTTACACCTTTACTTGGTTTTTTACCGAAGAATTTTTCCACAGCTTCTTGTACTGCTGGAATACGTGTTGATCCACCAACTAAAATAATTTCGTCAATATCACCTGTAGATAAACCTGCATTTTTAAGTGCTGTTTGGCAAGGTTCGATGGTTCTTTTAACTAAATCGTCAATTAATTGTTCAAATTTTGCTCTTGATAATGAACGTACCAAGTGTTTTGGTCCACTTGCAGTAGCCGTAATGTATGGCAAGTTGATTTCAGTAGCTGTTGAGCTAGACAATTCAATCTTCGCTTTTTCAGCTGCTTCTTTTAAACGTTGTAATGCCATGGCATCTTTGCGCAAATCCATTCCTTCATCTTTGTTGAACTCGTCTGCCAACCAATTGATGATTTTTTCATCTACATCATCTCCACCTAAGTGTGTATCTCCATCTGTAGCCAATACTTCAAAAACACCGTCTCCTAATTCTAAGATAGAAACATCGTGTGTTCCACCTCCAAAGTCAAAAACAGCAATTTTTTGATCTTGTCCTTTTTTATCTAATCCATAAGCTAAGGCAGCTGCCGTTGGCTCATTGATAATTCTTCTTACTTTTAAACCTGCAATTTCACCAGCTTCTTTTGTTGCTTGACGTTGTGCATCGTTAAAGTATGCAGGAACGGTCACTACGGCTTCCGTTACATCTTGTCCTAAGAATTCTTCGGCAGTTTTCTTCATTTTCTGAAGAATCATTGCTGATAATTCTTGTGGTGTATATAAGCGACCGTCGATATCAACTCTTGGTGTATCGTTGTCACCTTTTACTACTTTATAAGGAACACGTCCAGCTTCTCTTGAAGATTCTGAAAATTTATTCCCCATAAAACGTTTAATTGAATACACAGTTTTTGTAGGATTTGTAACTGCTTGTCTTTTTGCAGGATCTCCAACTTTAATTTCTCCACCGTCCACAAAAGCAATCACAGAAGGAGTTGTACGTCTTCCCTCAGCATTTGCAATTACTACTGGCTCGTTTCCTTCCATTACAGAAACACATGAGTTGGTAGTTCCTAAATCGATTCCAATAATTTTACTCATAACTTTTTTTAAACTTTTATCTATTGTGTTGTGTTATACTTTAATTTTACTTGTTTGCTTTTCTAATTTGTTTGTAATAAGTCAATGACTGTGCCAACTGGCAAATAGCTATATTTTGTCAGATTGATACGGAATTATGGCAAAAAGAAATGACAGGTTGTCATAAATTGTAGAAAATATTCCAAATGAAATACTATGCATTCTTGATAAAAAGAAAAAGTCTCAAATTTCAAAAACGAAATTCGAGACTTTTTTATGTACTAATGATTTCCAAGTAATGTTTATGCTTCTTTCTTAGCTGACATACTTACAGCTAAGCTATAAATTACTAAACCGAAACCGATTTTGTTGATAGCATCACCAATGTTGTATACTACGTCTAATGAAAATCCTCCGAAGATTCCATCGTACCAACCTGGCGTTCCTGCCATGTATCCAATTGGGTAAATTGCCCAACCTACTAATACAAACCAACATAAGGTTTTGTGTGCTTTTAAGATGTAACCACCAGCTTCCACTGCCAATTTCTTCGCACTTCCAAGCCAAATTTCGTATACAATCACAAAGTATGCGATACCTGAAATAAGACCCCAAATTTGTGCTTGATCTCTGTATACAGCTTCTCCTAAGTATCCTGTTACTAACATTACTACAGATAAGAAAATTAATTTCCACATTAATGATTTCTTAGCGCCTGCTACTTTTAAAATTAAGTAGAATTCAACACACATTAATGGTACGGTTAATACCCAGTCAACATAACGGAAGAACGTTGGAGATTCCATGTTTGCTGCCCAGTAGTCACGCATGTACCAATAGTGTACAGCTGCAATAAATGTAATCAATCCTGAAACTAGGATTGAAGTACGCCATTTCTTATCAAAACTATTCATTGATAAGAAAAAGAAAGCAGATGCAGCCATCATAGCCATACATCCTACAAAAAATGTAAATCCTACATAGTCGTCCGGTGCCATTTTAGCAACAAACGGTAAGTTTAATAAATAATTCATAACTATATTGATTAATTAATTAATAAATGATTTTTGGTTTTTGTCTAATAACTTGTATCAAACACTTGACAAAAATAACAAATTTTTGTTTAACTTTTACAAAAAAAAAGTAAACAAATTAAAAAAAATTGTAAATTTGACAATATGAAGCAGGTTTTTAAGATAGATTATCAAGATTTTATGATCATTATTACATTTTTCCTATTTTGGATTAGTATTCAGTTTGGAGAAGTAATTGAAGATACCATCGCGTATATTTTTGTTTTGAGCTTGGGAATTATTCATGGAGCCAACGATTTGAATATTCTCCAAAAAAATAAAATTAAGAAGCATAATTTTGGGAAATCACTTTTTATCTACTTAATGATCATTCTTTTTTGCATGCTAACGTATTGGATTTTTCCATTTATTGCCATGCTCGCATTTATTATTTTAAGTGCCTATCATTTTGGAGAGCAACATTTGGAGAAAAAAATTGCAGATTTCGGCATATTGAAAGGGATAGTGTATACTATATATGGTTTGTTTATTTTTTCATTATTGTTTCATGAAAACATCGCGGATGTCAATATTATTTTTTCTGGTTTGACAGACACTGAAATTTCGTTGCCATTGGTTCAATACATACTTATTTCTTTATCTGTATTGTTGTTGTTGCTTCCTGTATATGCACATTTTAAAAAGGTATCAATTAAGTTCAATTATTTTAAAGAACTATTGTATTTGTTTGTATTGTTCTTAGTCTTTAAAACAGGTTCGCTAATTTTTGGCTTTGCAGTATATTTTGTGTTTTGGCACAGCATTCCTTCTATTGCGGATCAAATTCGTTTTTTATTCGGCACACAAAACAAGCGATCTGTCACCAAATATTTTAAAGCTGCCCTATTTTATTGGATACTAAGCATTTCGGGGTTGGTGATTGCGTATTATGCATTGGATTCACAACTTTTTAAAACAGTTCTCTTTTTAATTTTATTTGCGGTGACTGCACCTCATACGTGGGTTATGAAACGTATGAAAGAGTAAGCCAAAAACACTTTTTAAATTTTTCTTTTTTTGCCAAAATGAATTGCTGTCAAATTGGTAGTTTATCTACAGAAAACTCTAGTAACTTACAAGACTATATATTATTTTACGAAAACGTTTGAAAAAAGTGTTAATCTTCACAAAATTTCAAACTTTACAAGTATATTTACCGCACAGAAGTAATACCAATTTAACCATAAAATGCAACCTATAAACTCGTTCATTTACTATCCTAGTTCCTTGCGAATACGTTCCGTAGCTACGGCTATGTAAAGCATTCACTGCGTCCTATGATACCAAAGCAACTTCGTCTCTAAAGTCGCATTTTATAATCAAATTGGTATAATTAGATTTAATTATGGAATACATTAGTGTTTTTGATATGCTTAAAATCGGTGTGGGACCATCGAGTTCGCATACATTAGGACCTTGGCGTGCTGCCGAAAGTTGGATCAAAGAATTGAAAACTGCTGAACTTTTTAATGCAGTTACCTCTATCAAAGTAGATTTATTTGGCTCGCTGTCTTTAACAGGGAAAGGTCATGCTACCGATTTGGCAGTCTTACTTGGATTGTATGGCGCTGATCCTGAAACAATTCCTACGGAACGTATTCCAACGATTGTCGATCTTATTTCTAAAGAACACATTTTATCTTTTAATCAAGAGAAAGAAATTCCTTTTTCCCCAAGTAAAGACATCATTTTTAATAGTGAATTTTTACCGTTTCATCCAAATGGCATCACTTTTCATGCAATTGTAGATCATAAAGTACATTCGTCTACTTTTTATTCTATTGGCGGCGGATTTGTGGTGAAAGAACACGAAACGCATGCAGATACGGATCATCCGATTCGTATTTTTCCATTTCCAATTAATAAAGCAACCGATTTGCTCGATTTCTGCGAGACAGAACAAAAAAAGATTTCCGAAATTGTTTTATTAAATGAAACCTTACTTCGCTTCCCTGAAGAGATTGATGCCGAATTGAAACGCGTGTGGAAAACTATGTTGGAATGTATGTATGTTGGCTGTCATACCGATGGCATATTACCTGGCGGATTGAATGTAAAGCGACGCGCTTATAATA harbors:
- the dnaK gene encoding molecular chaperone DnaK; the protein is MSKIIGIDLGTTNSCVSVMEGNEPVVIANAEGRRTTPSVIAFVDGGEIKVGDPAKRQAVTNPTKTVYSIKRFMGNKFSESSREAGRVPYKVVKGDNDTPRVDIDGRLYTPQELSAMILQKMKKTAEEFLGQDVTEAVVTVPAYFNDAQRQATKEAGEIAGLKVRRIINEPTAAALAYGLDKKGQDQKIAVFDFGGGTHDVSILELGDGVFEVLATDGDTHLGGDDVDEKIINWLADEFNKDEGMDLRKDAMALQRLKEAAEKAKIELSSSTATEINLPYITATASGPKHLVRSLSRAKFEQLIDDLVKRTIEPCQTALKNAGLSTGDIDEIILVGGSTRIPAVQEAVEKFFGKKPSKGVNPDEVVAVGAAIQGGVLTGDVKDVLLLDVTPLSLGIETMGNVMTKLIDANTTIPTKKSQVFSTAADNQPSVEIHVLQGERPMAADNKTIGRFHLDGIPPAQRGVPQIEVTFDIDANGIINVSAKDKGTNKEQNIRIEASSGLTEEEIEKMKREAEANAEADQKAKETADKLNSADSMIFQTEKQLSEFGDKLSDDKKKPIEDALEELKKAYETKDIAVIDPALEKINEAWKVASEEMYKAQAEAQQGGAAGPEASAPTGDDDSKDGEDVQDVDFEEVK
- a CDS encoding bacteriorhodopsin-like gives rise to the protein MNYLLNLPFVAKMAPDDYVGFTFFVGCMAMMAASAFFFLSMNSFDKKWRTSILVSGLITFIAAVHYWYMRDYWAANMESPTFFRYVDWVLTVPLMCVEFYLILKVAGAKKSLMWKLIFLSVVMLVTGYLGEAVYRDQAQIWGLISGIAYFVIVYEIWLGSAKKLAVEAGGYILKAHKTLCWFVLVGWAIYPIGYMAGTPGWYDGIFGGFSLDVVYNIGDAINKIGFGLVIYSLAVSMSAKKEA
- a CDS encoding Brp/Blh family beta-carotene 15,15'-dioxygenase gives rise to the protein MKQVFKIDYQDFMIIITFFLFWISIQFGEVIEDTIAYIFVLSLGIIHGANDLNILQKNKIKKHNFGKSLFIYLMIILFCMLTYWIFPFIAMLAFIILSAYHFGEQHLEKKIADFGILKGIVYTIYGLFIFSLLFHENIADVNIIFSGLTDTEISLPLVQYILISLSVLLLLLPVYAHFKKVSIKFNYFKELLYLFVLFLVFKTGSLIFGFAVYFVFWHSIPSIADQIRFLFGTQNKRSVTKYFKAALFYWILSISGLVIAYYALDSQLFKTVLFLILFAVTAPHTWVMKRMKE
- a CDS encoding L-serine ammonia-lyase, producing MEYISVFDMLKIGVGPSSSHTLGPWRAAESWIKELKTAELFNAVTSIKVDLFGSLSLTGKGHATDLAVLLGLYGADPETIPTERIPTIVDLISKEHILSFNQEKEIPFSPSKDIIFNSEFLPFHPNGITFHAIVDHKVHSSTFYSIGGGFVVKEHETHADTDHPIRIFPFPINKATDLLDFCETEQKKISEIVLLNETLLRFPEEIDAELKRVWKTMLECMYVGCHTDGILPGGLNVKRRAYNIHQKLKGDLVYDSPETWLKTIRNTEVKFRQIFKWVSCFALAVNEVNASLGRVVTAPTNGSAGVIPAVLMYYMVIENHEADFSHIKRFLLVAGEIGSIFKKGATISAAMGGCQAEIGVSSAMAAGALTELYGGSPEQVMIAAEIAMEHHLGMTCDPIGGLVQVPCIERNSMGAIKAINAAELAMETDPKDTKVPIDKVIHTMWETAKDMNSKYKETSEGGLAVGVNLADC